A window from Melitaea cinxia chromosome 5, ilMelCinx1.1, whole genome shotgun sequence encodes these proteins:
- the LOC123653480 gene encoding secretory phospholipase A2 receptor-like produces MLSVKYFIVVVVLQYVSHTTYCQPSIKFFRKDYKYLEDVKSFYKIHTLHRTWEDAKDKCNMEGATLFYPDDDDEVNAILKFWNETQPFAWVFVGISTPNVKQVFETVDGVPITEVYDRWGPGEPNDAGGEEGCVILRRDGTLNDDKCEKKFPFICKKTLSSLEWNMLCDIPNMEYQYVQKLGRCYKFHTTPMNWSDAYTVCNTEQSYLAVINSQDEADFLVNLTNNTPKDNVEGNFLRGAVHLGFQFKKNRWQTIIRNMPLSESGYTKWGGGQPDGKGAEKCGSMFYNGQLNDIRCDINLFFICEHEIDLLRNGQILRFGEVFTTAKPHVGM; encoded by the exons atgttgtccgtaaaatattttattgttgttgttgttttacaGTACGTTTCTCACACAACGT ATTGTCAACCAAGTATAAAGTTCTTCCGTAAAgactataaatatttagaagacgtgaaatctttttataaaatacatacgcTGCATAGAACATGGGAGGATGCTAAAGACAAGTGTAACATGGAAGGAGCAACACTTTTCTATCctgatgacgatgatgaagtGAATGCTATTCTCAAGTTTTGGAACGAAACGCAACCCTTTGCCTGGGTATTCGTGGGAATATCAACACCCAATGTCAAACAAGTCTTTGAAACAGTTGATG GTGTACCAATAACCGAAGTATACGACAGATGGGGCCCAGGAGAGCCTAATGATGCTGGGGGTGAGGAAGGTTGTGTGATACTGCGAAGGGATGGTACCCTTAATGACGACAAATGCGAAAAAAAATTTCCATTCATTTGCAAGAAAACACTAAGCTCGTTAGAATGGAACATGTTGTGCGACATTCCTAACATGG aataccAATATGTCCAGAAACTAGGTAGATGTTACAAATTCCACACGACGCCAATGAATTGGTCGGATGCCTATACGGTTTGCAACACGGAGCAATCATATTTAGCCGTCATCAACTCTCAAGACGAAGCTGATTTCCTAGTAAACTTGACAAATAACACACCCAAAGATAATGTTGAAGGAAACTTTTTAAGAGGTGCTGTCCATTTAGGATTTcagtttaagaaaaatagatgGCAGACTATAATTAGAA atATGCCATTGTCAGAGAGCGGATACACTAAGTGGGGAGGGGGCCAGCCTGATGGAAAAGGCGCAGAGAAATGTGGTTCTATGTTTTACAACGGACAGCTGAATGATATACGTtgtgatataaatttattctttatctGCGAACACGAAATAGATTTACTACGTAACGGTCAAATTCTAAGGTTTGGAGAAGTGTTCACAACTGCGAAACCGCATGTGgggatgtaa
- the LOC123653479 gene encoding putative fatty acyl-CoA reductase CG5065, which translates to MASEVNEWYRGRKVLVTGASGLMGKVLIEKLLYSVSDIGCVYALVRSKRGKTPESRIEDMWKLPLFSRIREEKPHVMKKLVPITGDIMYDDLGIEKTQLEKMYDEVSVVFHFAASLRLEAPLKEGLEMNTKGTLRVLDVAKKMKNLVAFVHLSTAFCYPDYERMAEKVHDPPANPHDVLRAASWLSEEQLNVLAPSMMQKHPNSYTYSKRLAEALVKESYPQIPAVVVRPSIVTPSYKEPTPGWVDNLNGPIGLMIGAGKGVIRTMHCYGYYHAEVIPVDIAINAIILIPFYINTKIERPAEIPVFNLTSGDDRNTTWKEVLDIGKATVRKFPFEGPLWYPNGNIRHSKIIHQLCVFFYHIIPAYFIDFLMLLFGQKRFMVRIQNRISVGLEVLQYFTTREWWFDTHNFKALATKLNHTDFATFPMNLAIIEVGPYIESCMIGGKLYCLKEKLENLPKARLQNNILFLLDLLVSIFFYLLIVYWLVILFEPLRTLLSYGGPFVRYLPLVGNAVFGHT; encoded by the exons ATGGCGTCAGAAGTAAACGAGTGGTACAGAGGAAGAAAGGTGCTGGTGACTGGTGCTTCAGGACTAATGGGAAAGGTCCTGATAGAGAAACTTCTGTACAGCGTGTCTGACATTGGTTGTGTTTACGCACTCGTGCGCAGCAAACGCGGCAAAACGCCTGAATCGCGGATTGAGGATATGTGGAAATTACCT TTATTCTCACGAATAAGAGAAGAGAAACCGCATGTCATGAAGAAACTGGTGCCAATTACAGGAGACATAATGTACGACGACCTTGGCATCGAAAAGACACAGCTGGAGAAAATGTATGACGAA GTGTCTGTAGTGTTCCACTTTGCTGCCAGTCTTCGTTTAGAGGCACCACTGAAAGAGGGTCTCGAAATGAATACCAAAGGAACTCTCCGTGTGCTCGACGTTGCTAAGAAGATGAAGAATCTCGTGGCGTTCGTGCATTTGTCTACAGCTTTCTGTTACCCAGATTATGAGAGAATGGCTGAGAAG GTTCACGATCCACCAGCGAACCCTCACGACGTGTTGCGCGCCGCGAGTTGGTTGTCGGAAGAACAGCTCAACGTtctagcgccatctatgatGCAGAAGCATCCAAACTCGTACACTTATTCCAAACGCCTAGCCGAAGCGCTCGTAAAAGAGAGCTACCCTCAAATCCCAGCAGTTGTAGTACGGCCGAGCATTG tgACACCGTCATACAAGGAACCGACACCCGGTTGGGTAGACAATCTGAATGGACCGATTGGTTTGATGATCGGAGCTGGTAAAGGTGTTATCAGAACAATGCATTGCTATGGTTACTACCATGCAGAGGTTATACCCGTGGACATTGCTATCAATGCTATAATTCTCATACCATTTTATATTAACACAAAAATCGAAAG ACCGGCTGAAATTCCAGTCTTCAATCTTACGTCAGGTGACGATAGAAACACGACATGGAAAGAAGTTTTGGACATTGGAAAGGCAACTGTCCGTAAATTTCCGTTTGAAGGTCCACTGTGGTATCCCAATGGAAATATTAGACATAGCAAAATAATCCATCAGTTGTGTGTGTTCTTCTACCACATAATTCCGGCATATTTTATAGATTTCTTGATGCTTTTATTTGGGCAGAAACGATT caTGGTTCGCATACAGAATCGTATTTCCGTCGGTCTGGAGGTCCTCCAGTACTTTACAACTCGTGAATGGTGGTTCGACACGCACAATTTTAAGGCCCTAGCGACTAAACTGAATCACACGGACTTCGCTACTTTCCCGATGAATCTAGCTATTATCGAAGTTGGCCCATACATTGAAAGTTGCATGATAGGTGGTAAGCTGTACTGTTTAAAGGAAAAATTGGAGAATCTACCTAAAGCGAGACTGCAAAATAATAT aTTATTCTTGTTAGATCTGCTGGTGtctatattcttttatttattaattgtttattggTTGGTTATTTTGTTTGAACCGCTACGTACACTACTGAGTTACGGAGGACCGTTTGTTAGATATTTGCCTTTAGTTGGAAACGCTGTGTTTGGACACACGTAA